In Oreochromis niloticus isolate F11D_XX linkage group LG5, O_niloticus_UMD_NMBU, whole genome shotgun sequence, a single window of DNA contains:
- the LOC102080288 gene encoding pollen-specific leucine-rich repeat extensin-like protein 2 isoform X3 translates to MPAPNPPSVEPKDLSFLKPPPMAPPKPPSTTSTGSASSIPISSPPSAQIPEHPKFAAPQPPTERQQKTQKKPPPKPIRISSVSNSDSPPQTPAPPPPVQTPTLSTFNPQNTAKVYTAPKTSFFNVLEDRDKKPKHMLLLEDSGSSSSGPVLVQVDGNAPKVPALSKPVPNVKELEENLQVAQPSESTPFEQKTVTKTETKTKAKTETISVQPEITNPVQPPLQKSLQLDEVDNTLINLETSKDKLGENQIPKAESPKAENSREYQSPAPVKPGEYQSPAPVKPGEYQSPTPVKPGEYQSPTPVKPGRYQNPNQKYSPILDHKLRSLKGSETHGARDGHAASPLALLKAAKEREKNRTTHSISQENSGKNNEQPSIHSSDLPSSGSSAVKLTEKILPETPKSFSPVDRPQTNDAPETSSSHALVNGQAPSTSPALSRIIETPTVSKKAEERQNAYQSSSLSQTPKPEGNKDGFNMPLLPPPPEFDDLNKIMDLPPSIIPPDPPTKKAPSPPVTSLSPASVQYPLNKTQPSASPPSSVPPPPLKTAPTASVPPPSLKTAPTASVPPPPPKTAPPASVPPPPPKTAPPGSVPPPPLKTAPTVSIPPPPLNPQPPNVQPKAQVQTKPKPDSTQSARTLEQRHFDLQCILKKKLEEMAPKMSHQKEDVEPSSDEWEANDQLKSPTTKYHQKAATLDMRELQRKVDKKYSDNSSTKVFSSNGPKSKYQHGMTFTVRPGTKNPITYHE, encoded by the exons ATGCCCGCACCAAACCCGCCTTCAGTAGAACCAAAGGATTTATCCTTCCTAAAACCACCACCAATGGCTCCACCAAAGCCTCCGTCTACCACTTCTACTGGCTCTGCATCATCCATACCCATCTCTAGTCCGCCGTCAGCTCAAATTCCAGAGCATCCAAAATTTGCTGCCCCACAGCCCCCTACTGAAAGGCAACAGAAGACTCAGAAGAAACCTCCTCCAAAGCCCATTAGAATTTCCTCAGTCTCCAACTCTGACTCCCCCCCACAGACTCCTGCACCACCACCCCCTGTGCAGACACCCACATTGTCCACCTTCAAtccccaaaacacagcaaaggtTTACACTGCTCCTAAGACCTCATTTTTCAATGTGCTTGAAGACCGTGACAAAAAACCTAAGCACATGTTACTCCTGGAAGATTCTGGGTCTTCCAGCTCTGGCCCTGTTCTTGTTCAGGTGGATGGCAATGCTCCCAAAGTGCCTGCACTATCTAAACCAGTTCCCAATGTAAAGGAGCTGGAGGAGAATTTACAAGTTGCCCAACCTTCTGAATCTACCCCATTTGAGCAAAAGACAGTGACTAAGACAGAGACTAAGACAAAGGCTAAAACAGAGACAATTTCAGTGCAACCAGAAATAACCAACCCAGTACAGCCACCGCTTCAGAAGTCTCTACAGCTTGATGAAGTTGACAATACTCTGATTAATTTAGAGACCAGCAAGGACAAACTTGGAGAGAACCAAATTCCAAAAGCAGAAAGTCCAAAAGCAGAAAATTCTAGAGAGTACCAAAGTCCAGCCCCAGTCAAACCTGGAGAGTACCAAAGTCCAGCCCCAGTCAAACCAGGAGAGTACCAAAGTCCAACCCCAGTCAAACCAGGAGAGTACCAAAGTCCAACCCCAGTCAAACCTGGGCGGTATCAAAATCCAAACCAGAAATACAGTCCGATATTGGATCATAAACTACGTAGCCTGAAAGGAAGTGAAACCCACGGAGCACGAGACGGGCATGCGGCTTCTCCACTGGCTCTTCTAAAGGCAgctaaagaaagagagaaaaacagaacgACGCACTCTATTTCACAGGAAAACAGTGGAAAGAACAATGAGCAGCCAAGTATTCACTCAAGTGACCTTCCAAGTTCTGGCTCTTCAGCTGTAAAATTGACAGAAAAAATATTACCAGAGACTCCAAAATCCTTCAGTCCAGTAGACCGTCCACAAACAAATGATGCTCCTGAAACTTCAAGCAGTCATGCACTGGTCAATGGTCAGGCACCATCTACCAGTCCAGCTCTCAGCAGGATCATAGAAACCCCTACTGTTAGCAAAAAAGCAGAGGAGAGACAAAATGCATATCAAAGCAGCTCACTGTCTCAGACTCCAAAACCTGAGGGCAATAAAGATGGGTTCAACATGCCATTACTGCCTCCACCACCagagtttgatgatttaaacaAAATTATGGACCTGCCACCTTCCATCATTCCACCGGACCCTCCCACAAAAAAGGCACCATCACCACCTGTAACCTCTCTTTCTCCTGCCTCAGTTCAGTATCCTTTGAATAAGACACAGCCCTCTGCAAGTCCTCCCTCTTCagttccacctcctcctctgaAGACAGCACCCACAGCTTCAGTTCCACCTCCTTCTCTGAAGACAGCACCCACAGCTTCagttccacctcctcctccgaAGACAGCACCTCCAGCTTCagttccacctcctcctccaaagACAGCACCTCCAGGTTCagttccacctcctcctctaAAAACAGCACCTACAGTTTCAattccacctcctcctctgaACCCCCAACCTCCTAATGTCCAACCAAAGGCACAAGTCCAGACAAAACCCAAGCCAGACTCCACTCAGTCAGCACGCACTCTGGAACAAAGACATTTTGATCTCCAGTGCATCCTAAAAAAGAAGCTGGAGGAAATGGCCCCCAAAATGTCCCACCAAAAGGAAGACGTAGAGCCTTCCTCTGATGAATGGGAGGCCAATGACCAGCTCAAATCACCAACTACCAAATATCACCAGAAAGCAGCAACTCTGGACATGAGGGAGCTGCAGCGTAAAGTGGACAAAAAATATTCAGATAACTCGTCAACAAAAGTTTTCAGCAG caaTGGACCGAAGTCTAAATATCAACATGGTATGACTTTCACAGTTCGGCCTGGAACCAAAAATCCTATTACTTATCATGAATAG
- the LOC102080288 gene encoding uncharacterized protein C6orf132 homolog isoform X2 yields MKKGSLHFLGRKSHSLFDTNVKMREMDNAELVLGSSATPESGTASVRARPTVKHYPSSSESFHGFAVPTPKVPLLPPVNGSVGGDLLSNGSVTSVPNLDKGEIFVPPPPSVAPPPPPSDFIPPPPDFLGDLNTLDPATLQPASMPAPNPPSVEPKDLSFLKPPPMAPPKPPSTTSTGSASSIPISSPPSAQIPEHPKFAAPQPPTERQQKTQKKPPPKPIRISSVSNSDSPPQTPAPPPPVQTPTLSTFNPQNTAKVYTAPKTSFFNVLEDRDKKPKHMLLLEDSGSSSSGPVLVQVDGNAPKVPALSKPVPNVKELEENLQVAQPSESTPFEQKTVTKTETKTKAKTETISVQPEITNPVQPPLQKSLQLDEVDNTLINLETSKDKLGENQIPKAESPKAENSREYQSPAPVKPGEYQSPTPVKPGEYQSPTPVKPGRYQNPNQKYSPILDHKLRSLKGSETHGARDGHAASPLALLKAAKEREKNRTTHSISQENSGKNNEQPSIHSSDLPSSGSSAVKLTEKILPETPKSFSPVDRPQTNDAPETSSSHALVNGQAPSTSPALSRIIETPTVSKKAEERQNAYQSSSLSQTPKPEGNKDGFNMPLLPPPPEFDDLNKIMDLPPSIIPPDPPTKKAPSPPVTSLSPASVQYPLNKTQPSASPPSSVPPPPLKTAPTASVPPPSLKTAPTASVPPPPPKTAPPASVPPPPPKTAPPGSVPPPPLKTAPTVSIPPPPLNPQPPNVQPKAQVQTKPKPDSTQSARTLEQRHFDLQCILKKKLEEMAPKMSHQKEDVEPSSDEWEANDQLKSPTTKYHQKAATLDMRELQRKVDKKYSDNSSTKVFSSNGPKSKYQHGMTFTVRPGTKNPITYHE; encoded by the exons CAAAATGAGGGAGATGG acAATGCAGAGTTGGTCCTGGGGTCATCTGCAACTCCTGAGTCAGGGACTGCGAGCGTGCGGGCCAGACCCACAGTAAAGCATTATCCT TCCTCGTCTGAGAGTTTCCACGGCTTTGCTGTCCCAACGCCAAAAGTCCCTCTCCTCCCCCCTGTCAATGGTTCAG TTGGTGGAGATCTGTTGTCCAATGGCTCCGTTACTTCAGTGCCTAACCTTGATAAAGGAGAAATATttgttcctcctcctccttctgtaGCACCTCCACCACCTCCAAGTGATTTTATTCCACCTCCACCAGACTTCCTGGGTGATTTAAACACTCTAGATCCAGCAACCCTACAGCCTGCTTCCATGCCCGCACCAAACCCGCCTTCAGTAGAACCAAAGGATTTATCCTTCCTAAAACCACCACCAATGGCTCCACCAAAGCCTCCGTCTACCACTTCTACTGGCTCTGCATCATCCATACCCATCTCTAGTCCGCCGTCAGCTCAAATTCCAGAGCATCCAAAATTTGCTGCCCCACAGCCCCCTACTGAAAGGCAACAGAAGACTCAGAAGAAACCTCCTCCAAAGCCCATTAGAATTTCCTCAGTCTCCAACTCTGACTCCCCCCCACAGACTCCTGCACCACCACCCCCTGTGCAGACACCCACATTGTCCACCTTCAAtccccaaaacacagcaaaggtTTACACTGCTCCTAAGACCTCATTTTTCAATGTGCTTGAAGACCGTGACAAAAAACCTAAGCACATGTTACTCCTGGAAGATTCTGGGTCTTCCAGCTCTGGCCCTGTTCTTGTTCAGGTGGATGGCAATGCTCCCAAAGTGCCTGCACTATCTAAACCAGTTCCCAATGTAAAGGAGCTGGAGGAGAATTTACAAGTTGCCCAACCTTCTGAATCTACCCCATTTGAGCAAAAGACAGTGACTAAGACAGAGACTAAGACAAAGGCTAAAACAGAGACAATTTCAGTGCAACCAGAAATAACCAACCCAGTACAGCCACCGCTTCAGAAGTCTCTACAGCTTGATGAAGTTGACAATACTCTGATTAATTTAGAGACCAGCAAGGACAAACTTGGAGAGAACCAAATTCCAAAAGCAGAAAGTCCAAAAGCAGAAAATTCTAGAGAGTACCAAA GTCCAGCCCCAGTCAAACCAGGAGAGTACCAAAGTCCAACCCCAGTCAAACCAGGAGAGTACCAAAGTCCAACCCCAGTCAAACCTGGGCGGTATCAAAATCCAAACCAGAAATACAGTCCGATATTGGATCATAAACTACGTAGCCTGAAAGGAAGTGAAACCCACGGAGCACGAGACGGGCATGCGGCTTCTCCACTGGCTCTTCTAAAGGCAgctaaagaaagagagaaaaacagaacgACGCACTCTATTTCACAGGAAAACAGTGGAAAGAACAATGAGCAGCCAAGTATTCACTCAAGTGACCTTCCAAGTTCTGGCTCTTCAGCTGTAAAATTGACAGAAAAAATATTACCAGAGACTCCAAAATCCTTCAGTCCAGTAGACCGTCCACAAACAAATGATGCTCCTGAAACTTCAAGCAGTCATGCACTGGTCAATGGTCAGGCACCATCTACCAGTCCAGCTCTCAGCAGGATCATAGAAACCCCTACTGTTAGCAAAAAAGCAGAGGAGAGACAAAATGCATATCAAAGCAGCTCACTGTCTCAGACTCCAAAACCTGAGGGCAATAAAGATGGGTTCAACATGCCATTACTGCCTCCACCACCagagtttgatgatttaaacaAAATTATGGACCTGCCACCTTCCATCATTCCACCGGACCCTCCCACAAAAAAGGCACCATCACCACCTGTAACCTCTCTTTCTCCTGCCTCAGTTCAGTATCCTTTGAATAAGACACAGCCCTCTGCAAGTCCTCCCTCTTCagttccacctcctcctctgaAGACAGCACCCACAGCTTCAGTTCCACCTCCTTCTCTGAAGACAGCACCCACAGCTTCagttccacctcctcctccgaAGACAGCACCTCCAGCTTCagttccacctcctcctccaaagACAGCACCTCCAGGTTCagttccacctcctcctctaAAAACAGCACCTACAGTTTCAattccacctcctcctctgaACCCCCAACCTCCTAATGTCCAACCAAAGGCACAAGTCCAGACAAAACCCAAGCCAGACTCCACTCAGTCAGCACGCACTCTGGAACAAAGACATTTTGATCTCCAGTGCATCCTAAAAAAGAAGCTGGAGGAAATGGCCCCCAAAATGTCCCACCAAAAGGAAGACGTAGAGCCTTCCTCTGATGAATGGGAGGCCAATGACCAGCTCAAATCACCAACTACCAAATATCACCAGAAAGCAGCAACTCTGGACATGAGGGAGCTGCAGCGTAAAGTGGACAAAAAATATTCAGATAACTCGTCAACAAAAGTTTTCAGCAG caaTGGACCGAAGTCTAAATATCAACATGGTATGACTTTCACAGTTCGGCCTGGAACCAAAAATCCTATTACTTATCATGAATAG
- the LOC102080288 gene encoding pollen-specific leucine-rich repeat extensin-like protein 1 isoform X1 — protein sequence MKKGSLHFLGRKSHSLFDTNVKMREMDNAELVLGSSATPESGTASVRARPTVKHYPSSSESFHGFAVPTPKVPLLPPVNGSVGGDLLSNGSVTSVPNLDKGEIFVPPPPSVAPPPPPSDFIPPPPDFLGDLNTLDPATLQPASMPAPNPPSVEPKDLSFLKPPPMAPPKPPSTTSTGSASSIPISSPPSAQIPEHPKFAAPQPPTERQQKTQKKPPPKPIRISSVSNSDSPPQTPAPPPPVQTPTLSTFNPQNTAKVYTAPKTSFFNVLEDRDKKPKHMLLLEDSGSSSSGPVLVQVDGNAPKVPALSKPVPNVKELEENLQVAQPSESTPFEQKTVTKTETKTKAKTETISVQPEITNPVQPPLQKSLQLDEVDNTLINLETSKDKLGENQIPKAESPKAENSREYQSPAPVKPGEYQSPAPVKPGEYQSPTPVKPGEYQSPTPVKPGRYQNPNQKYSPILDHKLRSLKGSETHGARDGHAASPLALLKAAKEREKNRTTHSISQENSGKNNEQPSIHSSDLPSSGSSAVKLTEKILPETPKSFSPVDRPQTNDAPETSSSHALVNGQAPSTSPALSRIIETPTVSKKAEERQNAYQSSSLSQTPKPEGNKDGFNMPLLPPPPEFDDLNKIMDLPPSIIPPDPPTKKAPSPPVTSLSPASVQYPLNKTQPSASPPSSVPPPPLKTAPTASVPPPSLKTAPTASVPPPPPKTAPPASVPPPPPKTAPPGSVPPPPLKTAPTVSIPPPPLNPQPPNVQPKAQVQTKPKPDSTQSARTLEQRHFDLQCILKKKLEEMAPKMSHQKEDVEPSSDEWEANDQLKSPTTKYHQKAATLDMRELQRKVDKKYSDNSSTKVFSSNGPKSKYQHGMTFTVRPGTKNPITYHE from the exons CAAAATGAGGGAGATGG acAATGCAGAGTTGGTCCTGGGGTCATCTGCAACTCCTGAGTCAGGGACTGCGAGCGTGCGGGCCAGACCCACAGTAAAGCATTATCCT TCCTCGTCTGAGAGTTTCCACGGCTTTGCTGTCCCAACGCCAAAAGTCCCTCTCCTCCCCCCTGTCAATGGTTCAG TTGGTGGAGATCTGTTGTCCAATGGCTCCGTTACTTCAGTGCCTAACCTTGATAAAGGAGAAATATttgttcctcctcctccttctgtaGCACCTCCACCACCTCCAAGTGATTTTATTCCACCTCCACCAGACTTCCTGGGTGATTTAAACACTCTAGATCCAGCAACCCTACAGCCTGCTTCCATGCCCGCACCAAACCCGCCTTCAGTAGAACCAAAGGATTTATCCTTCCTAAAACCACCACCAATGGCTCCACCAAAGCCTCCGTCTACCACTTCTACTGGCTCTGCATCATCCATACCCATCTCTAGTCCGCCGTCAGCTCAAATTCCAGAGCATCCAAAATTTGCTGCCCCACAGCCCCCTACTGAAAGGCAACAGAAGACTCAGAAGAAACCTCCTCCAAAGCCCATTAGAATTTCCTCAGTCTCCAACTCTGACTCCCCCCCACAGACTCCTGCACCACCACCCCCTGTGCAGACACCCACATTGTCCACCTTCAAtccccaaaacacagcaaaggtTTACACTGCTCCTAAGACCTCATTTTTCAATGTGCTTGAAGACCGTGACAAAAAACCTAAGCACATGTTACTCCTGGAAGATTCTGGGTCTTCCAGCTCTGGCCCTGTTCTTGTTCAGGTGGATGGCAATGCTCCCAAAGTGCCTGCACTATCTAAACCAGTTCCCAATGTAAAGGAGCTGGAGGAGAATTTACAAGTTGCCCAACCTTCTGAATCTACCCCATTTGAGCAAAAGACAGTGACTAAGACAGAGACTAAGACAAAGGCTAAAACAGAGACAATTTCAGTGCAACCAGAAATAACCAACCCAGTACAGCCACCGCTTCAGAAGTCTCTACAGCTTGATGAAGTTGACAATACTCTGATTAATTTAGAGACCAGCAAGGACAAACTTGGAGAGAACCAAATTCCAAAAGCAGAAAGTCCAAAAGCAGAAAATTCTAGAGAGTACCAAAGTCCAGCCCCAGTCAAACCTGGAGAGTACCAAAGTCCAGCCCCAGTCAAACCAGGAGAGTACCAAAGTCCAACCCCAGTCAAACCAGGAGAGTACCAAAGTCCAACCCCAGTCAAACCTGGGCGGTATCAAAATCCAAACCAGAAATACAGTCCGATATTGGATCATAAACTACGTAGCCTGAAAGGAAGTGAAACCCACGGAGCACGAGACGGGCATGCGGCTTCTCCACTGGCTCTTCTAAAGGCAgctaaagaaagagagaaaaacagaacgACGCACTCTATTTCACAGGAAAACAGTGGAAAGAACAATGAGCAGCCAAGTATTCACTCAAGTGACCTTCCAAGTTCTGGCTCTTCAGCTGTAAAATTGACAGAAAAAATATTACCAGAGACTCCAAAATCCTTCAGTCCAGTAGACCGTCCACAAACAAATGATGCTCCTGAAACTTCAAGCAGTCATGCACTGGTCAATGGTCAGGCACCATCTACCAGTCCAGCTCTCAGCAGGATCATAGAAACCCCTACTGTTAGCAAAAAAGCAGAGGAGAGACAAAATGCATATCAAAGCAGCTCACTGTCTCAGACTCCAAAACCTGAGGGCAATAAAGATGGGTTCAACATGCCATTACTGCCTCCACCACCagagtttgatgatttaaacaAAATTATGGACCTGCCACCTTCCATCATTCCACCGGACCCTCCCACAAAAAAGGCACCATCACCACCTGTAACCTCTCTTTCTCCTGCCTCAGTTCAGTATCCTTTGAATAAGACACAGCCCTCTGCAAGTCCTCCCTCTTCagttccacctcctcctctgaAGACAGCACCCACAGCTTCAGTTCCACCTCCTTCTCTGAAGACAGCACCCACAGCTTCagttccacctcctcctccgaAGACAGCACCTCCAGCTTCagttccacctcctcctccaaagACAGCACCTCCAGGTTCagttccacctcctcctctaAAAACAGCACCTACAGTTTCAattccacctcctcctctgaACCCCCAACCTCCTAATGTCCAACCAAAGGCACAAGTCCAGACAAAACCCAAGCCAGACTCCACTCAGTCAGCACGCACTCTGGAACAAAGACATTTTGATCTCCAGTGCATCCTAAAAAAGAAGCTGGAGGAAATGGCCCCCAAAATGTCCCACCAAAAGGAAGACGTAGAGCCTTCCTCTGATGAATGGGAGGCCAATGACCAGCTCAAATCACCAACTACCAAATATCACCAGAAAGCAGCAACTCTGGACATGAGGGAGCTGCAGCGTAAAGTGGACAAAAAATATTCAGATAACTCGTCAACAAAAGTTTTCAGCAG caaTGGACCGAAGTCTAAATATCAACATGGTATGACTTTCACAGTTCGGCCTGGAACCAAAAATCCTATTACTTATCATGAATAG
- the wdr77 gene encoding methylosome protein WDR77: protein MNSSVDTRMIKENRWDIPPNAPACMERHLCAAQYRADGTLLLGASSLSGRSWQGSVWIYSDPDQAPSEGFCKAGVQTEAGVTDVKWVSEKGIIVASDSGALELWELAEDERLLVNRFTKNDHDHIVTTVSPMVGATAAVTGSMDCRIKVWDLSQEMVVTTYNVHTQPVTCVACSPTDESLFLSCSQDGRVLLWDRRKPNKPASRIDVESPSCSPTSLAWHPHHRSTIAFGDELGRVTVKDFLGSEPSRVEKVHSRRVNGLAFSTHSTPLLASVSDDCSVAVMDSELREILRDRRHQDYVKGVSWLHNGSSTLTTVGWDHLVLHHKVGPTDGIPSSSS from the exons ATGAATAGTTCAGTGGATACTAGGATGATCAAGGAAAACCGGTGGGACATACCCCCCAATGCTCCTGCGTGCATGGAGAGGCACCTGTGCGCGGCACAATACAGAGCAG ATGGCACCCTGCTACTTGGTGCCTCCAGCCTCTCTGGCAGAAGCTGGCAGGGATCTGTTTGGATCTACAGCGACCCTGACCAGGCCCCCAGTGAGGGATTCTGTAAAGCTGGTGTGCAGACTGAGGCTGGTGTCACAGATGTCAAATGGGTGTCAGAGAAAGGAATTATTGTTGCCTCAGATTCAG GTGCCTTGGAGCTCTGGGAACTAGCAGAGGATGAACGTCTACTGGTTAATCGCTTTACCAAGAATGATCATGACCATATTGTCACTACAGTAAGCCCCATGGTTGGAGCAACCGCTGCAGTCACTGGCAGCATGGACTGCAG AATTAAAGTCTGGGATCTAAGTCAGGAAATGGTTGTCACTACCTACAATG TGCACACACAACCAGTCACTTGTGTTGCCTGCAGTCCTACAGATGagtctctgtttctctcctgTAGCCAA GACGGGCGTGTTTTGTTGTGGGACAGGAGGAAGCCCAACAAACCTGCATCAAGAATAG ATGTAGAGTCTCCTAGCTGCTCCCCTACTTCTCTAGCTTGGCACCCTCACCACAGAAGCACCATTGCTTTTG GCGATGAGCTTGGCAGGGTGACTGTGAAAGATTTCCTGGGATCGGAGCCATCTCGGGTGGAGAAAGTTCACAGCCGCAGAGTTAAtgggctggccttctccacaCACAG CACCCCCTTGCTAGCCTCTGTTAGTGACGACTGTAGTGTTGCTGTTATGGACTCTGAACTGCGAGAAAT ACTCAGAGACCGGCGGCACCAGGACTATGTCAAAGGTGTGAGCTGGCTTCACAATGGCTCCTCCACCCTCACAACAGTAGGCTGGGATCATCTTGTGCTTCACCACAAAGTGGGTCCAACTGATGGCATTCCCAGTTCCTCTTCTTAG